The Mucilaginibacter yixingensis genome window below encodes:
- the dcd gene encoding dCTP deaminase has translation MILSDKRILEEIDRGNIIIEPYRSECLGTNSYDVHLGKYLATYRNRVLDAKLHNEIDYFEIPKDGYVLHPGTLYLGVTLEYTETHRHVPFLEGKSSTGRLGIDIHATAGKGDVGFCNTWTLEISCAQPVRIYAGMPIGQLIYFVVEGDIETTYNSKDNAKYNKPTTKPVESMMWKNTF, from the coding sequence ATGATTTTATCAGATAAGCGCATCCTCGAAGAAATTGATAGGGGAAATATCATCATTGAACCCTACCGAAGCGAGTGCCTGGGCACCAACTCTTACGACGTACACCTGGGCAAATACCTGGCTACTTACCGCAATCGCGTACTGGATGCCAAATTGCATAACGAGATTGATTATTTCGAGATACCTAAAGATGGTTATGTATTGCATCCCGGCACCCTTTATCTGGGCGTAACCCTGGAGTATACCGAAACTCATCGCCATGTGCCTTTTTTGGAAGGTAAATCAAGCACCGGTCGTTTGGGCATCGATATCCACGCCACTGCCGGTAAGGGTGATGTGGGCTTTTGCAACACCTGGACGCTTGAGATCAGCTGCGCGCAACCCGTACGTATTTACGCAGGCATGCCTATAGGTCAGTTGATCTATTTTGTGGTAGAAGGCGATATTGAAACCACGTACAACTCTAAAGACAACGCCAAGTACAACAAACCTACCACCAAACCGGTAGAAAGTATGATGTGGAAGAATACTTTTTGA
- the lipB gene encoding lipoyl(octanoyl) transferase LipB, with amino-acid sequence MKNKQVQYQDWGLIDYKEAWDKQEALFADTVKIKTEQRNRQLALADDVPVENEPTPNYLVFCEHPHVYTLGKSGKANNLLLDEQGLQEKHATYYHINRGGDITYHGPGQLVGYPILDLDNFFTDIHLYLRTLEEAVINTLADYGLKAGRYEGYTGVWFDADNDKARKICAMGVRCSRWVTMHGLALNVNADLDYFNNIVPCGIDDKAVTSIQAELGRPVDMEEVKQILSHHISVLFGMKLIR; translated from the coding sequence ATGAAAAACAAACAGGTACAATACCAGGATTGGGGCTTAATTGATTATAAAGAAGCCTGGGACAAACAGGAAGCACTGTTTGCCGACACTGTAAAAATAAAAACCGAGCAGCGTAACCGCCAACTGGCCCTGGCTGATGACGTACCTGTAGAAAATGAACCAACGCCTAACTACCTGGTTTTTTGCGAGCATCCGCACGTATATACGCTTGGTAAAAGCGGCAAGGCCAATAATTTATTGCTGGACGAGCAGGGACTGCAAGAAAAGCACGCTACTTATTATCATATCAATCGCGGTGGCGATATTACCTATCATGGCCCCGGCCAGCTGGTAGGCTATCCAATTTTAGATCTGGACAATTTTTTTACCGACATACACCTGTACCTGCGCACGCTGGAAGAAGCGGTAATTAATACTCTGGCAGATTATGGCCTGAAAGCCGGCAGATACGAAGGCTACACCGGTGTTTGGTTTGATGCCGATAACGACAAGGCCCGCAAAATCTGCGCTATGGGCGTGCGTTGCAGCCGCTGGGTAACCATGCACGGCCTGGCGTTAAATGTAAATGCCGATCTGGACTATTTCAATAACATTGTGCCTTGTGGTATTGATGACAAGGCCGTAACCTCTATACAAGCAGAGCTGGGTCGTCCGGTAGACATGGAAGAAGTAAAACAAATCCTCTCGCATCATATTTCCGTACTTTTTGGTATGAAATTGATTCGATGA
- a CDS encoding SGNH/GDSL hydrolase family protein: protein MKAAIIILLSAAGMLACASKKTTTQQETGVASQASPTTDMPASTQTWNYLALGDSYTIGEAVPQEQSFPYQLCAALSKNGHPTAAPTIIARTGWTTDELIAAIKQQNITRKFDFVTLLIGVNNQYRGYDISTYTKEFTELLGTAINYAGGNAKHVFVISIPDWGVTPYADGRDRATIGKEIDAYNTINRQESLKAGVNYCNITPVSRQVPGNPSLVAEDGLHPSGEMYRLWVEPLEPIVRSVVGH from the coding sequence ATGAAAGCTGCTATAATCATTTTACTTTCCGCCGCGGGCATGCTGGCCTGCGCAAGCAAAAAGACAACAACCCAGCAAGAAACCGGCGTTGCCAGCCAGGCATCGCCAACAACCGATATGCCGGCATCAACCCAAACATGGAACTACCTGGCCCTGGGCGATTCTTACACCATTGGCGAAGCCGTGCCGCAGGAACAGTCGTTCCCCTACCAGCTATGTGCAGCACTTTCAAAAAATGGCCACCCAACAGCAGCGCCCACCATTATAGCCCGCACCGGTTGGACGACAGATGAACTTATAGCCGCCATCAAGCAGCAAAACATTACCCGAAAGTTTGATTTCGTCACCCTGCTTATAGGTGTAAACAATCAATATCGCGGATACGATATCAGCACTTATACCAAAGAGTTTACAGAGCTACTTGGCACCGCCATCAACTATGCAGGCGGCAATGCCAAACACGTCTTTGTTATTTCCATCCCCGACTGGGGTGTTACTCCTTATGCTGATGGCCGTGACCGTGCGACTATTGGTAAAGAGATCGACGCCTACAACACCATCAATCGGCAGGAAAGCCTGAAAGCCGGCGTCAATTATTGCAACATTACGCCTGTCTCGCGGCAGGTTCCCGGCAATCCATCATTAGTGGCTGAAGATGGCTTGCATCCATCGGGAGAAATGTACAGGCTTTGGGTAGAGCCGTTGGAACCAATCGTTCGGTCAGTCGTTGGCCATTAG
- a CDS encoding aspartate aminotransferase family protein, with translation MLTLRQLFLANNAQTTNFPLLLEFERAEGVYMYDAEGKAFIDLISGIGVSNTGHRHPKVIGALKDQLDKYLHLMVYGEYVQTPQVKFAEKLVSLLPQNLESVYFVSSGAEAVEGAIKLAKRYSGRANVLACKNSYHGSTQGALSVMGNEEYKQTYRPLLPGVGFIEFNNMANLQLIGDDTACIIVETIQGEAGIRVPDVEWMQALRARCNETGTLLILDEIQAGMGRTGKLWAFEHFGIEPDILLLAKALGGGMPLGAFISSNEIMGALKDNPILGHITTFGGHPVCCAGGLASLEVLLDEQLIETVPQKEALLRDLLVHPAIKQVRGKGLMLAVELENFDLNKKIIDRCIANGVITDWFLHCSNSMRLAPPLMITEEQIRGACAVILEAIGFYTD, from the coding sequence ATGCTTACTCTCCGTCAACTTTTTCTGGCCAATAATGCACAAACCACCAATTTCCCGCTGCTACTAGAGTTTGAGCGGGCCGAAGGCGTTTATATGTATGATGCCGAAGGGAAGGCGTTTATCGATCTTATTTCGGGCATCGGCGTAAGCAATACCGGGCACCGGCATCCAAAAGTTATCGGAGCTTTAAAAGACCAACTGGATAAATACCTGCACCTGATGGTGTATGGCGAGTACGTGCAAACTCCACAGGTAAAATTTGCCGAGAAGCTAGTGAGTTTGCTGCCGCAAAACCTGGAATCGGTTTACTTTGTAAGTTCAGGCGCCGAGGCGGTAGAAGGAGCCATTAAACTGGCCAAACGTTATTCCGGCCGGGCTAATGTGCTGGCCTGCAAAAACTCGTATCATGGCAGCACCCAGGGCGCTTTGAGCGTAATGGGCAATGAAGAATACAAGCAGACCTATCGTCCGTTACTACCTGGTGTTGGCTTTATTGAGTTTAACAACATGGCCAATCTGCAATTGATTGGCGACGATACGGCCTGCATCATTGTAGAAACCATTCAGGGCGAGGCCGGTATTCGTGTACCGGACGTAGAGTGGATGCAAGCCCTGCGTGCGCGTTGTAATGAAACGGGCACCCTGCTGATCCTTGACGAAATTCAGGCAGGCATGGGTCGTACAGGTAAACTGTGGGCGTTTGAGCATTTTGGCATCGAGCCGGATATTTTACTATTAGCTAAAGCGTTAGGCGGTGGTATGCCGCTGGGTGCGTTCATCAGCTCAAATGAGATTATGGGTGCACTGAAAGATAACCCGATATTGGGGCACATCACTACTTTCGGTGGTCACCCGGTATGTTGTGCAGGAGGATTGGCCTCGTTAGAGGTTTTGTTGGATGAGCAACTTATTGAAACTGTCCCCCAAAAAGAAGCGCTATTACGCGATTTATTAGTTCACCCCGCCATTAAGCAAGTACGCGGCAAAGGCCTGATGCTGGCTGTAGAACTGGAAAATTTCGATCTGAATAAAAAGATTATTGACCGCTGCATCGCCAACGGCGTGATTACCGATTGGTTTTTGCACTGCAGCAACTCCATGCGTTTAGCCCCACCGCTGATGATTACCGAAGAACAGATCAGGGGAGCATGCGCAGTGATTTTGGAGGCGATTGGGTTTTATACTGATTAA
- a CDS encoding TonB-dependent receptor: protein MKRFFPLLFLSLLITGLAYAGGSLRGVVTDKKSHEPMIGATVRIQNKKTGRILATGTGLDGTFMFKNVPTGSYEVQVKYISYKDAKKDAEVAEGTTSAVTFQLEDAGSQLREVAITARLGNDTEQAARRVEQRSDQVLNAVSSKTIEASPDITVANVTQRVSGVALERSSNGEGQYAIIRGMEKRYTYTLINGYKIPSPDNKTRYVPLDIFPADIIDRLEVYKSLTPSMEGDAIAGGINMVLKEAPDHFTVNANLGLGLSQAVMNNGYTKFGDNDVTVRSPRVNNGLSYTASTNDFSKNPAHYTNSKMPMGLIAGLNLGGRTNDKKLGALVSLSYQDNYKTTKSTFFGTDVDLYTNQPKLTSISARQYSTEQQRTGLVGRFDYRINDRNKLVLDAAYINLAQNQYRFTSDTDLVLQRTGIGQGRVKESPRSIRSVEQIANFSLHGDHRLAENLSVNWTGVYSKATDNENRYQLNLVTSRTLQPGGNVTQEPLTVDASGAYDATFAYNTDEDKSGYLNFVYVPKIFDTKVEFSAGGMYRDKSRNSTFDDYTLRLAAPQNYTGVDNLNFDPNVINAQGTPFDPLNYTFSEKVGAGYGQFKFTAGRIQATGGVRYEHTSQSWVDALPETFNGKTGDIKYRDLLPSFILKYNLTDNQSLHATYYAAISRPNFYELVPHVSGDPDADYLEYGNPNLKPARADNYDLRYEFFPKGFDQLLAGVFYKRIVDPIEYALVPSSSAKDLVLEAGNFGTARNYGFELDATKYINKFGFRANYSFTQSDITTPKQERYRDAAGNTQQRTVDQTRPLQGQSKHLGNLSLLYKDIKTGLDAQVSAVYTGERINSVSNYLNNDIWQKAFVTLDVSAEKKITKHLFVYAKATNLLNTPYQLFIKQAYPQPSGPNGGAGATGQVIEYQEAGKNTFVRKDNYLQYYILGVHYKF from the coding sequence ATGAAAAGATTTTTCCCCCTGCTTTTTCTTTCCCTCCTCATTACAGGCCTTGCCTACGCCGGCGGCTCGCTTAGAGGCGTTGTGACGGACAAGAAATCGCACGAGCCCATGATTGGCGCTACCGTGCGTATCCAAAACAAGAAAACCGGCCGAATTTTGGCCACAGGTACCGGTCTTGACGGTACTTTTATGTTTAAGAACGTACCAACCGGCAGCTATGAGGTGCAGGTGAAGTATATCTCCTACAAAGACGCTAAAAAAGATGCCGAGGTAGCCGAAGGCACCACCAGCGCCGTAACTTTCCAACTGGAAGATGCTGGCAGCCAACTGCGCGAGGTTGCTATCACCGCCCGTCTGGGTAATGATACTGAACAAGCAGCGCGCCGTGTTGAGCAACGCTCAGACCAGGTGTTGAACGCTGTTTCATCAAAAACCATTGAAGCATCGCCAGATATTACGGTAGCTAACGTTACCCAGCGTGTATCTGGCGTAGCGCTTGAGCGCAGCAGCAATGGCGAGGGCCAGTATGCCATCATCCGTGGTATGGAGAAACGCTATACTTACACCCTCATCAACGGCTATAAAATTCCAAGCCCGGATAACAAAACCCGTTATGTGCCGCTGGATATCTTCCCGGCTGACATTATTGACCGCCTGGAGGTTTACAAATCACTTACCCCGTCTATGGAAGGTGATGCCATTGCCGGTGGTATTAATATGGTGTTGAAAGAAGCGCCAGACCACTTTACCGTAAACGCTAACCTGGGTTTAGGCTTATCGCAAGCGGTAATGAACAATGGCTACACCAAATTTGGCGATAACGATGTAACCGTTCGCTCACCACGCGTTAACAACGGTTTAAGCTATACCGCCAGCACCAATGATTTTTCTAAAAACCCCGCGCATTACACCAATTCTAAAATGCCAATGGGTTTAATTGCCGGCCTGAATTTAGGCGGTCGTACCAACGACAAAAAGCTGGGTGCATTGGTTTCTTTAAGCTATCAGGATAACTATAAAACCACCAAAAGCACTTTTTTTGGTACCGATGTTGACTTATATACCAACCAGCCAAAGTTAACCAGCATTTCTGCAAGACAATACAGCACCGAGCAGCAGCGTACCGGTTTAGTTGGTCGCTTTGATTATCGTATTAACGACCGTAACAAACTGGTGTTAGATGCGGCCTACATCAATCTGGCTCAAAATCAATATCGTTTTACTTCAGATACCGACCTGGTGCTGCAACGCACCGGCATTGGCCAGGGCCGTGTTAAAGAGAGCCCGCGCAGCATCCGCAGCGTGGAGCAGATTGCCAACTTCTCACTGCATGGCGATCATCGCCTGGCCGAAAACCTGAGTGTTAACTGGACCGGCGTTTACTCAAAAGCAACCGATAACGAGAATCGCTATCAGCTTAACCTGGTAACCAGCCGTACCTTGCAACCTGGCGGTAACGTAACCCAGGAGCCTTTAACTGTTGACGCCTCTGGTGCTTATGACGCTACTTTTGCTTACAATACCGATGAGGATAAGAGCGGTTACCTGAACTTTGTATATGTACCAAAGATATTTGACACCAAAGTAGAGTTTAGCGCCGGTGGTATGTATCGCGATAAAAGTCGTAACAGCACTTTTGACGATTATACCCTGCGCCTGGCCGCACCACAGAACTACACCGGTGTTGATAACCTGAATTTTGACCCGAACGTAATTAACGCCCAGGGCACACCATTTGATCCGCTGAACTATACTTTCAGCGAAAAAGTAGGCGCCGGTTATGGTCAGTTTAAATTTACTGCGGGCCGTATCCAGGCAACAGGCGGTGTGCGTTATGAGCATACCAGCCAAAGCTGGGTTGACGCGCTGCCAGAAACCTTTAACGGTAAAACCGGTGACATTAAGTACCGCGATCTGCTGCCAAGCTTTATTTTGAAATATAACCTGACTGATAACCAAAGCTTGCATGCTACTTATTATGCAGCTATCAGCCGTCCAAACTTTTATGAGCTGGTGCCACACGTAAGCGGCGACCCTGATGCTGATTACCTGGAGTATGGTAACCCTAACTTAAAACCGGCTCGTGCCGATAACTATGACCTGCGTTACGAGTTTTTCCCTAAAGGTTTTGACCAGTTGCTGGCAGGCGTGTTCTACAAACGTATAGTAGACCCGATTGAGTATGCCCTGGTACCATCAAGCAGCGCTAAAGACCTGGTACTGGAAGCCGGTAACTTTGGTACTGCCCGTAACTACGGTTTTGAGCTGGATGCAACCAAATACATCAACAAATTTGGTTTCAGAGCTAACTACTCTTTCACCCAGTCAGACATCACCACGCCTAAGCAAGAGCGCTATCGCGATGCTGCTGGTAACACGCAACAACGTACGGTAGATCAGACCCGTCCGCTACAGGGTCAGTCTAAACACCTGGGTAACCTGTCATTATTATATAAAGACATAAAAACAGGCCTGGATGCGCAGGTATCGGCCGTATATACAGGCGAGCGCATTAACAGTGTATCAAACTATCTGAATAACGATATCTGGCAGAAAGCTTTTGTAACGCTAGACGTATCTGCCGAAAAGAAAATTACCAAGCACCTGTTTGTTTACGCAAAAGCAACCAACCTGCTCAATACCCCTTACCAGCTGTTTATTAAACAGGCGTATCCGCAACCATCTGGTCCTAACGGAGGCGCCGGTGCAACCGGACAGGTAATTGAGTATCAGGAAGCCGGCAAAAACACTTTTGTGCGTAAAGACAACTACCTGCAATACTACATTTTAGGTGTTCATTACAAATTCTAA
- a CDS encoding ATP-dependent Clp protease adaptor ClpS, translating into MPTEVQEQTFTFEELLASLKEMHRLILWNDDFNTFDHVIHCMVKYLDYNETQAEKIAWKVHTEGKCAVLEGSFTEMEVYRKILQQEGLTVTVE; encoded by the coding sequence ATGCCAACCGAGGTACAGGAACAGACGTTTACGTTCGAAGAGTTGCTGGCGAGTCTTAAAGAAATGCACCGCCTTATTTTGTGGAACGATGATTTCAACACGTTCGACCATGTGATTCATTGCATGGTAAAATATCTGGATTATAATGAAACTCAAGCCGAGAAGATTGCCTGGAAGGTACATACCGAAGGTAAATGTGCGGTGTTAGAAGGTTCATTTACAGAGATGGAAGTGTATCGTAAGATCCTTCAGCAAGAAGGATTGACTGTCACCGTAGAGTAA
- a CDS encoding 4'-phosphopantetheinyl transferase superfamily protein — MAIAYSKQVDEDTEFALWKIEEGAEELYAQLQLDDEEKAFVEKLRNGKRHLHWLGTRVLLRTMLHTDEFIDCKVDAHGKPYLVNLPYHISLSHSFEYAAVMISKSRPVGIDIEQVRKKVELIAHKFMKPEELAFMDEQQKINHLYACWCAKEAVYKCYGQKEISFSDNIDLEQFPYTPEGNIQATLRNEAINAAFNYRVDYFRYEDYMVGYVKG, encoded by the coding sequence ATGGCCATAGCATACAGCAAACAGGTTGACGAGGATACCGAATTTGCCCTCTGGAAAATAGAAGAGGGCGCCGAAGAGTTGTATGCACAGCTGCAGCTTGACGACGAAGAGAAAGCTTTTGTAGAAAAACTACGTAACGGTAAACGCCACCTGCACTGGTTGGGCACCCGTGTGTTGCTGCGTACCATGCTGCACACAGATGAGTTTATTGATTGCAAGGTTGATGCCCACGGCAAACCCTACCTGGTTAATTTGCCCTATCACATCTCGCTTAGTCACTCGTTTGAGTATGCGGCGGTGATGATCAGCAAGAGCCGGCCGGTTGGGATTGATATTGAACAGGTGCGCAAAAAGGTGGAGCTGATAGCCCACAAATTTATGAAGCCCGAAGAGCTGGCCTTTATGGACGAGCAGCAAAAAATCAATCATCTGTATGCCTGCTGGTGCGCTAAAGAGGCAGTTTACAAATGCTATGGACAAAAAGAGATCTCTTTTTCTGACAACATTGATCTAGAGCAATTTCCATACACCCCAGAAGGGAACATACAGGCCACGTTGCGCAATGAGGCTATTAACGCTGCTTTTAACTATCGTGTAGATTATTTCAGGTATGAAGATTACATGGTGGGTTACGTGAAAGGATAA
- a CDS encoding TonB-dependent receptor plug domain-containing protein, producing MNLTKPKKHLALFLALPLALLALSFIRADDDPITKIITQLNKWADNNPQEKVYLQLDKPYYASGENIWFKAYVTVGPQHQLSALSKLLNVELIDERDSVKQSVKLPIESGITWGDFALNDTLQAGNYRIRAYTNYMRNAGEVYFFDKVVTIGNVIDNTVLTDANYHYATVNGKQQITADIIYKDLKGNPYVAKNVTYVVQLDTKDAARGKGLTDEKGMIHVTFTSNAANPFKTGHINTTIAYEDKKTAEKDIPVKASSSKVDVQFFPEGGTLVAGLPSRVAFKATGADGLGAVIKGSVTDNENNEVTPIETKHLGMGYFTLLPEAGKTYKANITFADGSQSTVALPAPTASGYQLAVTNNESDALAVRVAATEDIAQAANGKPISVVAQQNGVVCYAAKSNINNQAFAARVAKSKFHTGIVQFTLFDVAGQPVAERLVFIQNNDLLNINVSSDKQAYASREKVTLNLGAADAGNPAMAALSAAVTDESKVTIDEDDETTILSTILLTSDLKGYIEKPNYYFATPSAQTRIDLDVLMMTQGYRRFVWKDLLNDMFQPLSFKPEKSLAISGTIKKSGKPVPGAKVMMISSGGSMLLVDTVADANGHFSFDNLIFADSLKVAVQARTDKGKKDVDIVLDGMTKPVTIPNKNAPDIQISINKNLNNYLVSSKDLYREQIKYGQGDHNTMLKEVVIRDKPKPKLENSSNLNGPGNADMVVKSTDLTTCPTLDMCLQGKVPFVNFINGQAYSTRSPSTPMQIIVDGIYMDPDYLGQINPQDVSSVEVLRTPGNTAIYGSRGGAGVLVINLKKGAELNDRIIYAPGILAFRPQGYYRTREFYAPRYDDPKVNKQMADLRSTIYWKPNITTSKEGKATIDYFNADGKGSYKVVIEGIDGDGNLGRTVYHYKVQ from the coding sequence ATGAACCTAACCAAACCTAAAAAACATCTGGCCCTATTTCTAGCTCTTCCGCTGGCGCTGTTGGCGTTAAGCTTTATCAGGGCCGACGACGATCCTATTACTAAAATAATTACGCAGCTTAATAAATGGGCAGACAACAATCCGCAGGAGAAAGTTTATCTGCAATTAGATAAGCCCTATTATGCCAGTGGCGAGAACATCTGGTTTAAAGCCTATGTAACCGTTGGGCCGCAGCACCAGCTTTCTGCATTAAGTAAGCTGCTGAATGTAGAGCTGATAGATGAACGTGATTCTGTTAAACAAAGCGTTAAGTTACCCATTGAGTCTGGCATAACCTGGGGAGATTTTGCGCTGAACGACACGTTGCAGGCAGGTAACTACCGCATCAGAGCCTACACCAACTATATGCGTAATGCCGGCGAGGTTTACTTTTTTGATAAGGTAGTAACCATTGGCAATGTAATTGATAATACAGTGCTTACAGATGCCAATTATCATTATGCAACCGTAAATGGTAAACAGCAAATTACTGCCGACATTATCTATAAAGATTTGAAAGGCAACCCATACGTGGCTAAAAATGTAACCTACGTGGTTCAGCTGGATACTAAAGATGCAGCCAGGGGAAAAGGTCTCACCGACGAGAAGGGGATGATACATGTAACCTTTACCAGCAATGCGGCCAATCCTTTTAAAACTGGCCATATTAATACTACCATTGCTTACGAGGATAAAAAAACTGCCGAGAAGGATATTCCGGTAAAAGCATCATCATCAAAAGTTGATGTGCAGTTTTTCCCCGAGGGTGGTACGTTGGTTGCCGGATTACCTTCGCGCGTTGCATTTAAAGCCACTGGTGCCGATGGTCTGGGCGCTGTTATTAAAGGCAGCGTTACCGATAATGAAAATAACGAGGTAACGCCTATTGAAACCAAACATTTGGGCATGGGGTATTTTACGCTGCTGCCCGAAGCTGGTAAAACCTACAAAGCCAATATTACTTTTGCAGATGGATCGCAAAGTACAGTGGCACTACCTGCTCCAACTGCCAGCGGCTATCAACTTGCGGTAACAAATAACGAGAGCGATGCACTTGCGGTAAGGGTAGCCGCAACTGAAGATATTGCACAAGCAGCCAACGGTAAGCCAATAAGTGTTGTAGCCCAGCAAAACGGAGTTGTTTGTTATGCGGCAAAAAGCAATATTAATAATCAGGCTTTTGCAGCGCGGGTGGCAAAAAGTAAATTTCATACAGGTATAGTACAGTTTACTTTGTTTGATGTTGCTGGGCAGCCGGTTGCAGAGCGCTTGGTATTTATACAAAATAACGACCTGCTCAATATCAACGTAAGCTCAGACAAGCAAGCCTACGCATCACGCGAAAAAGTAACGTTGAATCTTGGTGCAGCTGACGCTGGTAATCCTGCAATGGCGGCCTTATCTGCCGCGGTGACCGACGAAAGTAAGGTGACGATTGATGAAGATGACGAGACAACCATTCTATCTACCATCCTGTTAACATCAGATCTGAAAGGGTATATAGAAAAGCCAAACTATTATTTTGCCACTCCAAGTGCACAAACCCGTATAGATCTGGACGTGCTGATGATGACCCAGGGCTACCGCCGTTTTGTGTGGAAAGATCTGCTGAATGATATGTTCCAGCCGCTGTCATTTAAACCCGAAAAATCGTTGGCCATATCTGGCACCATTAAAAAGAGCGGCAAACCGGTGCCGGGTGCTAAAGTGATGATGATATCGTCCGGCGGTTCTATGCTCCTGGTAGATACAGTTGCCGATGCAAACGGACATTTCTCTTTTGACAATCTGATTTTTGCAGACAGCCTAAAAGTTGCCGTGCAGGCCCGCACAGACAAGGGTAAAAAGGATGTGGATATTGTGCTGGATGGTATGACCAAGCCGGTTACCATTCCTAATAAAAACGCACCTGATATACAGATCAGCATCAATAAGAATTTAAATAATTACCTGGTAAGCAGTAAAGACCTCTATCGCGAGCAAATTAAATATGGACAAGGCGATCATAACACCATGTTAAAAGAGGTGGTGATTAGAGACAAACCCAAACCTAAGTTAGAAAACTCATCAAACCTGAATGGTCCCGGCAACGCAGATATGGTTGTTAAAAGTACCGATTTAACGACTTGCCCTACGCTGGATATGTGTTTACAGGGCAAGGTGCCATTTGTTAATTTTATAAATGGTCAGGCATATTCTACCCGTAGTCCTAGTACGCCTATGCAGATTATTGTTGATGGAATATACATGGATCCGGATTATCTGGGGCAAATCAATCCGCAAGATGTAAGCAGCGTTGAGGTTTTACGTACGCCAGGCAATACCGCCATTTATGGCTCGCGCGGTGGAGCCGGTGTGCTGGTAATTAACCTGAAAAAAGGTGCCGAGCTGAACGATAGAATTATTTATGCACCGGGTATTCTGGCCTTCAGGCCGCAGGGGTATTACCGTACCCGCGAGTTTTATGCACCGCGTTATGACGACCCGAAGGTTAACAAGCAAATGGCCGATCTGCGCAGCACCATTTACTGGAAGCCAAACATCACTACCAGCAAAGAAGGTAAGGCAACGATCGATTATTTTAATGCCGATGGCAAAGGTAGCTACAAGGTAGTAATTGAAGGTATTGACGGCGACGGCAACCTTGGCCGCACGGTTTACCATTATAAGGTACAGTAA